A portion of the Anoplopoma fimbria isolate UVic2021 breed Golden Eagle Sablefish chromosome 15, Afim_UVic_2022, whole genome shotgun sequence genome contains these proteins:
- the rps6ka1 gene encoding LOW QUALITY PROTEIN: ribosomal protein S6 kinase alpha-1 (The sequence of the model RefSeq protein was modified relative to this genomic sequence to represent the inferred CDS: substituted 1 base at 1 genomic stop codon): MEKDKRKFNLSRLLTLYLFKKDKALDGSPAHSNSCRSTAATGNSTDTLPAPRNHWREDGDIKEINITHVVKEGSEKADASQFELLKVLGQGSFGKVFLVRKVTNPDANQLYAMKVLKKATLKVRDRVRTKMERDILADVNHPFVVKLHYAFQTEGKLYLILDFLRGGDLFTRLSKEVMFTEEDVKFYLAELALGLDHLHGLGIIYRDLKPENILLDEEGHIKLTDFGLCKEAIDHEKKAYSFCGTVEYMAPEVVNRQGHDHSADWWSFGVLMFEMLTGSLPFQGKDRKETMSLILKARLGMPQFLSAEAQSLLRALFKRNPTNRLGSCADGAEEIKRHGFFSTIDWNKLFRRELKPPFKPAVARPDDTFYFDSEFTSRTPKDSPGVPPSAGAHQLFRGFSFIASTLLEEEGLVESVKPPPHPVVQQLHGKNLLFSDGYILKEDIGMGSFSVCKRCIHKATNTEYAVKMIDKTSTDPSEEIEILLRYGQHPNIITLKDVYDNGKQVFMVTELMRGGELLDRILKQKFFSEREASAVLHTITKTAEYLHSQGXGHLQILIVVHRDLKPSNILYVDESGNPESIRICDFGFAKQLRANNGLLMTPCYTANFVAPEVLKRQGYDEGCDIWSLGVLLYTMLAGFTPFANGPEDTPNEILNRIGNGHFSLTGGNWDTVSEAAKDLVSKMLHVDPHQRLTAKQVLKHPWIVQRDKLPNSQLPHQDPKLVKGAMAATYSALKNSQPTPELKPIESSFLAQRRVKKLPSTSL, encoded by the exons ATGGAAAAGGACAAGAGAAAGTTCAACCTGAGCCGCTTGCTGACCCTCTACCTGTTCAAAAAGGACAAAGCCTTGGATGGCAGCCCTGCACACAGTAACAGCTGCAGGTCTACAGCTGCAACAGGCAACAGCACTGACACTTTACCTGCGCCGAGGAACCACTGGAGG GAAGATGGAGACATCAAAGAGATCAACATTACCCATGTGGTCAAGGAGGGCTCAGAGAAGGCTGATGCGTCTCAGTTTGAATTGCTCAAAGTTTTGGGACAGGGATCCTTTGGCAAG GTGTTCCTGGTGCGAAAGGTAACCAACCCTGATGCCAATCAGCTCTATGCCATGAAGGTCCTCAAGAAGGCCACACTCAAAG TGAGAGACCGTGTGAGAAccaagatggagagagacatcCTGGCAGATGTCAACCACCCATTTGTTGTCAAACTGCACTATG CATTCCAGACTGAAGGGAAGTTGTACTTGATCCTGGACTTTCTAAGAGGAGGAGATCTCTTCACCAGACTCTCCAAAGAG GTGATGTTCACAGAGGAGGATGTAAAGTTTTATTTAGCAGAGCTGGCATTAGGGCTGGACCACCTCCATGGCCTGGGCATCATATACAGGGACCTCAAACCTGAAAA CATTCTCCTGGATGAGGAGGGACATATCAAACTCACAG ATTTTGGCTTGTGTAAAGAAGCCATTGATCATGAGAAGAAAGCTTATTCCTTCTGTGGTACTGTTGAGTACATGGCACCAGAGGTTGTGAACAGGCAGGGACACGACCACAGCGCCGACTGGTGGTCATTTGGAGTACTAATG TTTGAGATGTTGACTGGATCACTGCCATTTCAAGGGAAGGATCGCAAAGAAACTATGAGCCTGATTCTGAA GGCGCGTCTGGGAATGCCTCAGTTCCTGAGTGCAGAGGCCCAGTCTCTGCTCAGGGCTTTGTTCAAGAGGAACCCTACCAACAGACTGG GATCTTGTGCTGATGGTGCAGAGGAGATCAAACGGCATGGTTTCTTCTCCACCATAGACTGGAAT AAACTCTTCAGAAGAGAATTAAAACCTCCATTCAAACCGGCGGTGGCGCGTCCGGACGACACCTTCTACTTTGACTCTGAGTTCACCTCCCGCACCCCAAAAG ATTCTCCTGGCGTGCCCCCCAGTGCCGGAGCTCACCAGCTCTTCAGAGGCTTCAGCTTCATTGCATCGACTCTGTTGGAGGAGGAAGGTTTAGTGGAGTCAGTCAAACCCCCACCGCACCCGGTGGTGCAG caATTACACGGGAAGAATCTGCTGTTCAGCGACGGCTACATATTGAAGGAAGACATCGGCATGGGctccttctctgtctgtaaacGATGTATCCACAAAGCCACCAACACAGAATACGCTGTCAAG ATGATTGACAAGACCAGTACAGACCCCTCTGAGGAGATTGAGATTCTACTTCGATATGGGCAGCACCCAAACATCATAACGCTGAAGGAT gTGTATGACAATGGTAAGCAGGTGTTCATGGTGACAGAGCTGATGCGTGGAGGAGAGCTGCTGGATCGGATCCTCAAACAGAAGTTCTTTTCGGAGCGAGAGGCCAGCGCTGTGCTTCACACCATCACCAAGACTGCAGAGTACCTGCACTCGCAGGGGTGAGGACACCTACAAATCCTAATA GTGGTGCACAGAGACCTGAAGCCCAGTAACATCCTCTATGTTGACGAGTCGGGGAATCCCGAGTCCATCAGGATCTGTGACTTTGGCTTCGCTAAGCAATTGCGTGCCAACAACGGCCTGCTGATGACCCCGTGCTACACCGCCAACTTTGTAGCTCCTGAG GTGTTGAAGCGTCAGGGCTACGATGAAGGATGTGACATCTGGAGTCTGGGAGTCTTACTGTACACCATGCTGGCTGG TTTTACTCCATTTGCCAATGGACCTGAGGACACCCCAAATGAGATCCTGAACAGGATAGGCAACGGTCACTTCAGTCTGACTGGAGGCAACTGGGACACTGTGTCTGAGGCTGCAAAG GACCTTGTTTCCAAGATGCTTCATGTGGACCCCCATCAGAGACTGACTGCTAAGCAGGTCCTCAAACATCCCTGGATTGTCCAGAGAGACAAGCTACCCAACAGCCAGCTCCCACACCAGGACCCCAAACTAGTCAAG GGTGCGATGGCAGCCACCTACTCTGCCCTGAAGAACTCCCAACCAACTCCAGAGCTCAAGCCCATCGAGAGCTCCTTCCTGGCTCAGAGGCGCGTCAAGAAGCTTCCCTCCACCTCCCTgtag